One Candidatus Hydrogenedentota bacterium DNA segment encodes these proteins:
- a CDS encoding sulfatase, whose translation MNRRQFLAAGAAALGGLAWDRRALAARKPNVLLILIDDLGWKDLGCYGGALYETPHTDQLAREGLRFTQAYANCPVCSPSRAALMTGKNPARLGFTGHITAIGRHRWPEKGRIIPPQDRMYLPHEEVTIAEVLKAKGYATASVGKWHLGHEGYWPEDQGFDVNIGGWTHGSPPTYYYPYENPEKDWNARIPTLKPGPEGQYLTDRLTDEAIAFVREHRKQPFFLYLTYYAVHTPLEAPGGLEEKYRAKFAGKETGIHPAYAAMVENMDRNVGRVLDTLKELDLEEETFVVFTSDNGGLETSGVQTPLREGKGTLYEGGIRVPLIVRWPGHVPAGAVTDQISMGTDLLPTIDAVTGADEPAAETIDGYDLSPLWRGAAEIDRKPQVWYYPHYHERAKRPGVAIRKGRYKLIETYDPVDVELYDLEADLSESANLAEQMPEKVSELRAELNAYLEGVCEVRHTLNPGFEG comes from the coding sequence ATGAATCGACGCCAATTCCTGGCCGCGGGCGCCGCTGCCCTGGGTGGACTCGCATGGGACCGCCGCGCCCTGGCGGCGCGCAAGCCGAACGTGCTGCTGATCCTTATCGATGACCTGGGTTGGAAGGACCTGGGCTGCTACGGCGGCGCGCTGTACGAGACGCCACACACCGACCAGCTGGCGCGGGAGGGGCTGCGCTTCACGCAGGCGTATGCAAACTGTCCCGTGTGCTCCCCGAGCCGCGCCGCGCTGATGACGGGGAAGAATCCCGCGCGGCTGGGCTTCACGGGTCACATTACGGCGATCGGCCGCCACCGCTGGCCGGAAAAGGGGCGCATCATCCCGCCGCAGGACCGCATGTATCTGCCGCACGAAGAAGTGACGATCGCGGAGGTGCTCAAGGCGAAGGGGTACGCCACGGCCAGCGTGGGGAAATGGCATTTGGGCCACGAAGGCTACTGGCCGGAGGACCAGGGCTTTGATGTGAACATCGGCGGCTGGACCCACGGGAGCCCGCCGACCTACTACTACCCGTACGAAAACCCGGAGAAGGATTGGAACGCGCGCATTCCCACGCTGAAACCGGGGCCGGAAGGCCAGTACCTCACCGATCGGCTGACCGACGAGGCTATCGCGTTCGTTCGGGAGCACCGCAAGCAGCCGTTCTTCCTGTACCTGACTTACTACGCGGTGCACACGCCGCTCGAGGCCCCGGGCGGCCTGGAGGAGAAATACCGCGCGAAATTCGCCGGGAAGGAAACGGGTATTCATCCCGCCTATGCCGCGATGGTCGAAAATATGGACCGGAACGTCGGTCGCGTGCTCGACACGTTGAAGGAACTGGACCTGGAAGAGGAGACATTTGTTGTTTTCACCTCCGATAACGGCGGCCTGGAAACCAGCGGAGTTCAGACCCCACTTCGCGAGGGCAAGGGCACGCTGTACGAAGGCGGGATCCGGGTGCCGCTGATCGTGCGCTGGCCGGGGCATGTTCCGGCGGGCGCGGTGACCGATCAGATCTCCATGGGCACGGACCTCCTGCCGACCATTGACGCGGTGACCGGTGCGGATGAACCGGCAGCGGAGACCATTGACGGGTATGACCTGAGCCCGCTCTGGCGGGGCGCCGCGGAGATCGATCGCAAGCCCCAGGTCTGGTATTACCCGCATTACCACGAACGCGCGAAACGCCCGGGCGTGGCGATCCGGAAGGGGCGCTACAAGTTGATCGAGACCTACGATCCGGTGGATGTGGAACTGTACGATCTGGAGGCGGACCTATCCGAGAGCGCCAATCTGGCGGAACAGATGCCCGAAAAGGTGTCGGAATTGCGCGCGGAACTCAATGCGTACCTGGAGGGGGTGTGCGAGGTGCGGCACACGCTGAATCCGGGTTTTGAGGGGTAA
- a CDS encoding CehA/McbA family metallohydrolase gives MNPPRPMIFITASLLLLTLFTLSARSQEPTPYPGAADLAGALFQHHGGLLGQEEHAQLDLINRELRQFGRAVDQAQTDEARAAAQADRSERAAELLSMIGRIPSLRDLSLPAPAATLPKPETVTLPGDTGSLLFRINKDAGNPACIAIELDFADGLSTVRTPEIDPARTSYVLVSLHNAPARTTSIVVELRTAGGAAFSLPVDLATPAPGRLQMTVLSDDTGEPAPAMVRLYWLNNRSDYRPRNALDFTPQFDSQSGMSTGKRTANLHGALRGNYWCVPGPVDMVLPPGDWEVVVRRGTEHIPVIDRFTVQPGGAVERSYRPKRWVDMRESGWYSGDDHVHFQLLSDFDAQQLMTWLKAEDVHLGNALKMGDMYRTWFEQRGFGPDFRIQEDDYIIVPGQECPRTHNELGHTISLNITDMVRDTARYYHYDDIFEQVSAQGGLSGFAHVNSGIFHVHRGMTLVAPKGLIDFVELLQFAQLGTDLYYDFLNLGIKVTASAGSDVPWGGTVGEVRVYAYTGPGQFTADTWFDAVERGRTFVTNGPMIDLRVDDALPGDEIAATPGKTVRVRARTWGADGFTTPVKLEIVQHGEVVHTVEAGPGGKPVLEAEIEVDPAGGCWIAARAEATEGYRAHTTPVYVVREDLRFWKYDSVDALLVKRGASLDEIDTVIADALARQAQGAIGADKWIEELALQAEALKERVREARAAYEALRETFAREAAARGTLENARP, from the coding sequence ATGAATCCACCGCGCCCCATGATCTTCATCACCGCGAGCCTGCTTCTCCTGACGCTATTCACGCTTTCCGCGCGATCCCAGGAGCCGACGCCCTACCCCGGAGCGGCGGATCTGGCGGGGGCGCTCTTCCAACATCACGGAGGCCTGCTGGGACAGGAAGAGCACGCCCAACTGGACCTCATTAACCGCGAACTCCGGCAGTTTGGCCGCGCCGTGGATCAGGCCCAGACCGACGAGGCGCGCGCGGCCGCCCAAGCGGATCGATCGGAACGCGCGGCGGAACTGCTCTCAATGATCGGCCGTATCCCGTCGTTGCGTGATCTGTCGCTGCCCGCGCCGGCGGCGACGCTGCCGAAACCCGAGACGGTGACGCTCCCCGGCGATACGGGATCGTTGCTTTTCCGCATCAACAAGGATGCCGGGAATCCCGCGTGCATCGCGATCGAGTTGGACTTCGCCGACGGGCTCAGCACGGTACGCACGCCGGAGATCGATCCCGCCCGGACGAGTTACGTGCTGGTTTCCCTGCACAACGCGCCGGCGCGCACGACCTCGATCGTGGTGGAGCTCCGCACCGCCGGCGGCGCCGCGTTCAGCCTGCCCGTGGACCTGGCCACGCCGGCGCCGGGACGGCTGCAAATGACGGTGCTCTCCGACGACACCGGCGAACCGGCGCCCGCAATGGTTCGCCTGTACTGGCTGAACAACCGCAGCGACTACCGGCCCCGGAACGCGCTCGACTTCACGCCGCAGTTTGACTCGCAATCGGGCATGAGCACGGGCAAACGCACGGCGAACCTACACGGCGCGCTGCGGGGCAATTACTGGTGCGTGCCGGGCCCGGTGGACATGGTGCTGCCGCCCGGCGACTGGGAAGTGGTGGTGCGGCGCGGCACGGAGCACATTCCGGTGATCGATCGGTTCACGGTGCAGCCCGGCGGTGCGGTCGAGCGAAGCTACCGCCCGAAGCGGTGGGTGGACATGCGCGAAAGCGGGTGGTACAGCGGCGACGACCATGTTCATTTTCAACTGCTGAGCGATTTCGACGCACAGCAGCTTATGACCTGGCTGAAGGCCGAGGATGTGCACCTGGGCAACGCGCTGAAAATGGGCGATATGTACCGCACCTGGTTCGAGCAGCGCGGGTTCGGTCCGGACTTCCGCATCCAGGAGGACGACTATATCATCGTGCCGGGCCAGGAATGCCCGCGCACGCATAACGAACTGGGGCACACCATCTCGCTGAACATCACGGATATGGTGCGGGATACGGCGCGCTACTACCATTACGACGACATTTTCGAGCAGGTGTCGGCGCAGGGCGGGCTCTCGGGCTTCGCGCACGTGAATTCGGGGATATTTCACGTGCACCGGGGCATGACCCTGGTCGCGCCGAAAGGGCTGATCGATTTCGTGGAGCTGCTTCAGTTCGCCCAGTTGGGCACGGACCTCTATTACGACTTCCTGAACCTCGGCATCAAGGTGACGGCCTCGGCGGGATCGGATGTACCCTGGGGCGGCACCGTCGGGGAGGTCCGCGTCTACGCCTACACCGGCCCGGGGCAGTTCACGGCGGACACGTGGTTTGACGCGGTGGAGCGTGGCCGCACCTTCGTCACCAACGGCCCGATGATCGACCTGCGGGTGGACGATGCGCTTCCCGGAGACGAAATCGCGGCCACGCCGGGCAAAACGGTTCGGGTCCGGGCGCGCACCTGGGGGGCGGACGGCTTCACCACGCCGGTGAAGCTGGAAATCGTCCAGCATGGCGAGGTGGTTCATACGGTTGAGGCGGGTCCCGGCGGAAAACCGGTGCTGGAAGCCGAGATCGAGGTGGACCCGGCGGGCGGTTGCTGGATCGCCGCGCGGGCCGAGGCGACCGAAGGCTATCGCGCCCACACGACGCCCGTTTATGTGGTGCGGGAGGACCTCCGCTTCTGGAAGTACGATTCGGTGGACGCGCTGTTGGTCAAACGCGGCGCGAGCCTCGACGAAATCGACACGGTAATCGCGGACGCGCTTGCGCGCCAGGCGCAAGGCGCCATCGGCGCCGACAAGTGGATCGAGGAGCTCGCGCTTCAGGCGGAAGCGTTGAAGGAGCGCGTGCGGGAGGCGCGGGCTGCCTACGAGGCCCTGCGCGAGACCTTCGCCCGTGAAGCCGCGGCGCGCGGAACGCTGGAGAACGCGCGTCCCTGA
- the argS gene encoding arginine--tRNA ligase, with product MNPFERLVTPILAAFPELGAEDISVGAPPKLDMGDVAIPMFLAARKLKAAPPKLAAEAAQKVAFGPEVTEAKPMGPYLNLRLDRGAFGRAIVSGVLEAGDRFGSNNLGAGRKVVLEHTSINPNASPHVGRARNAMIGDSLARLFRFEGHDVEVHYYVNDMGRQIGLLVLIAEELQDLTFDQILDAYVAANERAKEDEAFAQAGYELLAKMEQGDPETQKKFTAVTDLCLKGQLDVLQRLGGTYDVFDHESKYVKDPRLDEIVARLKEKDAVFTDEDGRLVVDLAQIGHTQDEGRFFVLLRGNGSSMYGFRDLAYTLDKEALGADINLMVLGEDHKLYAQQLALILEAAGHSAPEPIYYAYILLKSGKMSTRQGKVVLLSEFLDEASRLAHERVAEQCQELSKEEQHAIAEQVAVAAIRFSVLRVTPNKNVIFDMEENMKFVGDTGPYIQYSCARINSIMRKYEGALPDAPPTDFPLAADAEWALLAKINEFPNVVAAALNQRVCAPIANYALELARLFSSFYNDCPVLKAESEALVAARLLLCRATLQTLKNALGILGIEAPERM from the coding sequence GTGAATCCGTTTGAACGTCTTGTCACCCCCATTCTGGCCGCGTTTCCCGAGCTGGGCGCCGAGGACATTTCGGTGGGCGCGCCGCCAAAGCTGGATATGGGCGACGTGGCGATTCCGATGTTCCTGGCCGCCAGGAAGCTGAAGGCCGCGCCCCCGAAGCTTGCCGCGGAGGCCGCGCAGAAGGTGGCGTTTGGTCCGGAAGTGACCGAGGCGAAGCCGATGGGGCCGTACCTCAACCTGCGGCTGGACCGGGGCGCGTTCGGGCGGGCGATTGTGAGCGGGGTGCTGGAAGCGGGCGACCGCTTCGGCTCGAACAACCTGGGCGCGGGCAGGAAGGTGGTGCTGGAGCACACAAGCATCAACCCCAACGCCAGCCCGCACGTGGGCCGCGCGCGGAACGCGATGATCGGCGACAGCCTCGCACGGCTCTTCCGCTTCGAGGGCCACGACGTGGAGGTGCACTATTACGTCAACGACATGGGGCGGCAGATCGGGCTGCTGGTGCTCATCGCGGAGGAGCTCCAGGACCTGACCTTCGACCAGATTCTCGATGCGTACGTGGCGGCGAACGAGCGGGCGAAGGAGGACGAGGCCTTTGCGCAGGCGGGCTACGAATTGCTCGCAAAAATGGAGCAGGGCGACCCGGAGACGCAGAAAAAATTCACGGCGGTGACGGATCTGTGCCTCAAGGGCCAGCTCGACGTGCTCCAACGGCTCGGCGGGACCTACGACGTCTTCGATCACGAGTCGAAGTACGTGAAGGACCCGCGCCTGGACGAGATTGTGGCGCGGCTGAAGGAGAAGGACGCGGTCTTCACGGACGAGGACGGCCGGCTGGTGGTGGATCTGGCGCAGATCGGGCATACGCAGGACGAGGGCCGTTTTTTTGTGCTGTTGCGCGGCAACGGCAGCTCGATGTATGGCTTCCGCGATCTGGCCTACACGCTGGACAAGGAAGCGCTCGGCGCGGATATCAACCTGATGGTCCTGGGCGAGGATCACAAGCTCTACGCGCAGCAGCTGGCGCTGATTCTCGAAGCGGCGGGCCACTCCGCGCCGGAGCCCATCTACTACGCCTACATCCTGCTGAAAAGCGGCAAAATGTCGACGCGCCAGGGCAAGGTGGTCCTGCTGTCGGAATTCCTCGACGAGGCGTCGCGGCTTGCGCACGAGCGCGTGGCGGAACAGTGCCAGGAGCTCTCGAAAGAGGAGCAGCACGCGATTGCCGAGCAGGTGGCCGTGGCCGCGATCCGCTTCAGCGTCCTGCGCGTGACGCCGAACAAGAACGTGATCTTCGATATGGAGGAGAACATGAAGTTCGTGGGCGACACGGGCCCCTACATCCAGTACTCCTGCGCGCGGATCAACTCCATCATGCGGAAGTACGAAGGCGCGCTCCCCGATGCGCCGCCCACGGATTTCCCCCTGGCGGCGGACGCCGAGTGGGCGCTATTGGCGAAGATCAACGAGTTCCCGAATGTCGTCGCCGCCGCGCTCAACCAGCGGGTCTGCGCGCCCATCGCGAACTACGCCCTGGAGCTCGCGCGGCTCTTCTCCAGCTTCTACAACGACTGCCCCGTGCTCAAAGCCGAAAGCGAGGCGCTCGTCGCAGCGCGTCTACTGCTTTGCCGCGCGACCTTGCAGACGCTCAAGAACGCGCTGGGGATTCTGGGGATTGAGGCGCCCGAACGGATGTAG
- a CDS encoding HigA family addiction module antidote protein, whose amino-acid sequence MPMKNPPHPGRHVRMNCIEPLGLSVTDAARALGVARQTLNNLLNEKSGISPEMSVRLEKMGWGAADGWLRLQVNYDLNLVRKRANQIVVHPVALPPELS is encoded by the coding sequence ATGCCCATGAAGAATCCACCCCACCCGGGACGCCACGTGCGAATGAACTGCATCGAGCCGCTCGGCCTGTCGGTGACCGATGCCGCCAGGGCCCTTGGGGTAGCGCGGCAAACCCTGAACAACCTCCTGAATGAAAAGTCCGGCATCTCTCCGGAAATGTCGGTGCGCCTCGAGAAGATGGGATGGGGCGCCGCCGATGGATGGCTGCGGCTGCAGGTCAACTACGACTTGAATCTGGTTCGAAAGCGGGCCAACCAGATTGTGGTTCATCCCGTTGCGCTGCCGCCGGAGCTCTCCTGA